In Hugenholtzia roseola DSM 9546, the genomic stretch TGGTTGTTTTTGTAGCCCTAAAAATAGGATTCGATTTGATAAATTTCTACAAAAATCGCGTTCAGAACTAAGCCCTTTAAAATATTTGGCAAACTGAAAGCTATCTAAAAGCTATGTTAGTTGGCTACTCTTTCCTTTTCCAAGACGGAGGCTTTTGCAAAATAAACTTCTGCCTTCACCACATCACCATTTTTTTGGTACAATTCTGCCAAATTCTGATACAAATTCGGCACTTCGGGATTGATTTTGATGGCTTCTTCCAGCGTAATGGTAGCTTTTTTCTGTTCGCCTAAGGTCTGATAAATGCGGCTTAGGTGCAAATAAGGTTCAATCATATACTTATCGGCAGCAACGGCTTTGTGGTAATTTTCGAGTGCCTGATTTTGCTTTTGTTGCTTTTCGAGAAGAGCCGCCATGTGGCTATAAGCCGCTGCATGCTGTGGATTTTCTATGGTGGCGGTTTTGTAGGCAGAAAGGGCTAATTCCTCTTCACCTGTTTTTTCTAAGGCGCGTCCGAAGTGGAAAAAGGCTTCGTCGGCATCTCCTGTGTTATTTTTTTTGCTCAATACGACCCACTGCTTGCAATAGGCTTTCGACTTTTCAAAATTCTGTTTGAGGAACTGCACACGCCCCAGACCGCCCTGCGCACGCGCACAGTTGGGGTCTTTTTCGAGGGTTTGCTCAAAAATGGCTTGCGCCTCTTCTACACGCTGTAATCGCAGGTAGATATCGCCCAAAAGCGTGAGTCCTTCTACGTAATCGGGATAGACTTCGAGTGCTGCCTTTATCTGTTCGGCAGCCGAAGAAAGCAGCAAGACCCGCTCCTTAGACTTCGCTTTTTTGGCGGCTTCCTCTTTGAGAAAATCTGCATAGCGCATTCTCAAATTGACGCTATAAGGCGAATTTTTGATGTCGGCGGCTAAAAGTGTGCCTTTGTTTTGCCAGTCAAAATTGCGCCAAATGGTTTTGCCCGAATACGCAAACAATATCAAAGATGTGCCAAAGAAGGTATAAGCATACACTTTGATAGCGCGTCCTCTGCGCGAAAAGACCAAGTGTCGAAATAATTGATACACAAAGTAGGAGGCAGCCATCGCAAAGGGCAGGGAGGGCAAATAAAGCAAGCGTTCAGTTAGCAATGTACCGCGCGGCAGAAAGACAAATTCATTTGGATAGATAAGATAATCAGTAATGTAAATGACAAGCAGATAGCCTAAAAAGCAAAAATAGGCGAAAGAAAAAATACTTTTTTTCCGAAAAAGGCGAATGGCAAAGTAGCCCATCACGACATAGATAGCGACAGAAAGCAACACAAAGGGGTCATACCATTCTTTAATGGGTATCTGCCCAAAGGAATAATCGTGCGAAAGGGGGTGCGGAAAGATGAGCAGTTGTAGGTACTTTCCAAAAACATAAGCAATGGTGCTAATCTTTTGCAGTACCGTACTCCCTGCCAAAGGGTTGTGCAGTACATCATTGACCACCTGCGCCATCTCTACTTTTTTGAGAAAAAAATCGCGCATAAACCAGTACGCCCCTGCCGTCAGTGCCACAGGTACGCCCAAGACGAGGTAGTCTTGTTTTCTTAATTTTACGAAAAAATAAAGCATAAGCGGCACAATGAGCAAAAAAGTAACCGCTGTCGCTTCTGTAAGCAGAGCTAAAAAGAAGGAAATCGCCACCAAAGGCAGCAAAATGAGCTTCATGGAAGCACGTGCATAGCTGGCACGCAGCAGTAGGTAGGTCATGAGCAAAAGCCAAAGGAAAGATAGAATTTCATTGCGCCCTTTCACACTTGCGACCACTTCGGTATGTAAGGGGTGCGCAATAAATATCAGAACCGCCACAAAAGAAATCAAGCCCTTCGAGCCTGCATCTAAATAGTATTTAAAAATGCGATTGACAACCGAAAGCAAAAGCAAGCCCGTTAGCGCGTATAGCACGATATTGACCAAATGGCTAATATGAGGGTCTATCCCAAAGAGAGAATACTCGGCAGCAAAGGTAAAAATGGTAAAAGGTTGGTAGTGTTCGCTGCTGGGCAAGGTATTGTCGCTTTTTACGCCGTCGAAGGTTTCGTGCATCATCATGTGCAGAATGGCATCAATGCCAATGCCTTTGTGCGTAACTTGGCTTTGTGAGAGCAGGCGTGCGCTATCAGTGGCGTAGTCGTAAAAAGCGGTTTGGAAATACAAACTTACGGCAAAACAAATAATGACAAACCTTTGAATCGTCAGGCTACTAAGCCAATGACGACCAATGTAGCGCATCATTTGCGAAAAACTAACCGAAAGAGTAGAGGTCTTCATAGGCAGGTGGGGCTTGTGAAAACGGAAAAAAGGGCGGCTTAGGCGTTGAAGTCTTTTTTGAAGTCTTAAAGATAAGGCTTTTTCTAAAATCTTGGTGCATCGCGCGTACAAACTTACGATAAACTTGCGATAAAATCCGTTGAAAATCAATTCCTACGCGCTATTTAGTTTTTTTTCGATAACATAGCCGCCTACTTTGCCGTTTCGAGTAGGTATTTTCAAAAGCCTTGTGGGGGATTTTTGTTTAAAAATATCCCTTCTATTCACATTTTATCACCGCCTTTGTTCTCTTTTTCCTTATCGCCTTCTACTTACCTTCCTTTATGAATCGCACCCTTATCCTTTTGCTTATCCTTTCGCTGCTTGGTTTTCTCGACTGGTACGCCTTTCAGAGCATCAAAACCCTGACGGCAGCCTCTTCCGAACTGACGCGCCGCATCTCCACCTATGTCTATTGGACAATTTCGGCTTCAGCAATCGCAAGCATGCTCATCTATAGTTTTGTTCCCAATGCGCCTCATTCTTTGCGTCAGATGCTGGTTTCTTGGGCTTTTATGATTTATATTGCTAAATTTTTCGGACTCTTTTTTGTTTTGTTAGATGATTTGATAAGAGCCGTCAAATGGGTTTATTTTCGTTTTTTCACGCCTGAAAGTGCGCCTATTAGCGAAGAAAATACGATTACGCGCTCCGAATTTTTGGCAAAAACTGCCTTAGTTGCGATGGCAACTCCTGTCGGGGCAATGACTTGGGGCATCTTATCGGGAGCGCACGATTACAGAATCCGCCGCCGCACCGTTGTCTTGCCCCACTTGCCCAAAGCCTTCGATGGCTTGCGCTTGGTACAAATTTCAGACATTCATTCAGGTAGTTTTTTCAATAAAACGGCAGTAAAAGGGGGAATAGAGATGATTTTAAACGAAAAACCCGACCTTATCTGCTTTACAGGCGATTTGGTCAATAACATTGCCCCCGAAATGCGCGACTACCAAGACCTTTTTAGCCGACTCAAAGCCGATTTAGGCGTATTTTCTGTTTTGGGCAATCACGACTACGGCGATTACTACCGTTGGGATTCGAAGGCAGAAAAGGCTAAAAATTTACAGGATTTGATACAAACCCATAAAAATATGGGTTGGAATTTATTACAAGACCAGCATCATATCTTTACCCAAAATGGCGAAAAATTAGCCCTTATTGGCGTACAAAATTGGGGTACAGGCGGATTTGCGCGTTATGGCAATTTAGAAAAAGCCTATCAGGGCAGCCAAGAAGCAGCCACTAAAATTCTACTTTCGCACGACCCCTCACATTGGGACGCGCAAGTCAATGGCACAAAGGCAAATCTTACCGAAAACCTAACATTTTTTGAGGCACAAAATATCCAAAAACGCCAATTCAAGGACATCGACCTGACCCTTTCGGGACACACGCATGGCATGCAATTTGGCATCGAAACGCCCTTTTTCCGCTGGAGTCCTGTGCAGTATCGCTATGAACAGTGGGCAGATTTATACCAAAAAGAAAATCAGTATCTCTATGTAAATCGCGGATTTGGTTATATCGGCTACCCTGGACGTATCGGCATGCCGCCCGAAATTACGGTCTTGGAATTGAAACGCGCCTAACTATCTGTTTCTTGTTTTTCAAATTGAAAGAAGGCTGTTACAAAAAGTAGCAGCCTTTTTTTATGTTCCGAAAATTTTACAAAGCGCGTAACAGAGTTCTTAACATTTTAGATTTTGAATTTTTATAGTAAAAACCACACATGTAATTTTTTAGAGAGAATTGTGGTATCTTGTTTCGGCATAAAGTCCTATTTCTAAGGGTATTACCGCATAAAAGCATTTTTATTAGCGCGTTTTTATTCTTTTTTGCATTTTTTTAGCATGTAAGTTTTCAAAAAAAATAGGTCTTCGGTTTGCAGGAGTGATTTTTTAAGATTACTTTTGCACTTTGATACCAAAACGAAAGATTATTGCCCTACGTTCTACGATTTCAGTACAAAAAAGGAAAAAATCTCACCGTCTCTTCACGACAATAACATTCTTTACCATGAAAAAAAATATACATCTTTGGTTATTTTGCTACAGTGTTTTTCTGCTGCTACCCAGTTTTCCGCTACTTCGCGCCCAAAACGTACAGAACTATGCCATTACCGCAGGCTCGAATGAGGCTTTGGTAGGAGGTGGTGGTTGGACACAACTTATTGGTGCAAACCAACAGAGTGTTGCCTCTGCCGCAGTGCCAATAGGTTTTGAGGTTTGGTTTATGGGTGAGCGTTTTACCGATTTTAATGTCAATGTCAATGGCGTTTTGCGATTTGGAACAGCCATTTTGCCCACAACTGCCAATACGCCGGGGATTACAGACAATGCCCGCATTTGTGCTTTTGCCCATGCCACTACGGGTAATAGCACTTGGTCGACGGAAAGTAACGGCAGTGTGCGATACAAAGTAATAGGCACTGCGCCCAACCGCCGCTTAGTCGTAGATTGGGATAATATCCGCATGAGTGGTGATGAGTCGGACTCAGAATCTGGAATTTCACGCTTTCAAATTCACGTCTATGAAACTGCACCTGCTAATGCAGACGGTGGAGTGGCTCGTATCATCTATGGACGCATGCGCATTTTAGAACACGCTTCCACAACAGGCTGTGCAGGCGCAAACACAAGCACAACACGAATGGGAATTGGTTATGGTGAAAATGACGCAACAAGGGTTGTCTTTCTCAATACAGACAATCACCCAACGGTTACAGGTGGGTCGCGCTCCTACGGAACAGAAATCGTTGGCTGCAATGGTTTTGGAAATGCCCCTACCAACATCACCTCTTTGAATAGCAACAACAATACCTCGCGCAAATTTTACAATTTCAACCCTCCTGCCCCCAACGGCAATGTAACAACTTTCAACCTTTCTTGTGTTTCGAGCAATTCGGTGATGCTCAATTGGACAGAAAACGCCACCAACGAAGTAGGTATCGTCATTTACCGCTCTACCGACAATGTAAATTTTACCTTTCTGACCCAACTTGCTTCGGGTACGACGAGCTTTCTCAATACAGGACTTGCCGCCAATACGACTTATTACTATCGCGTCTTTACCGTTACCGAAGGGCGACTTTCTGCCATTACGGTCAATAACGTGGGCAATATCACAACCCCTAACACGCTTTCTGTTTATTCCATTCTTTCAAGCAACTGGACAAACCTGCTCACTTGGACAACGGCAGCCATTCCTCTTTTTTCTCAAAATGTCGTTATCGGTTGTATCGTACCGCATACCGTTGCCGTCAATGGAAATGGTGATTGTAATGATTTGACCGTACAAAATGGCAGCGTGTTGAATTTTAATGTAAATAGAACCCTGCACGTGCGCGGCAATTTATACAATTACGGTACAATTAACCTCAACACAGGCGCGACTTTGCGCATAGACGGGCAGGCGGAAAACTACGGCACTATCAATGTCAATGGTGGAACGCTGATTGTCAATGGAAACCTTATCAATACCCCCCTTGCGACAGTGGATAACGGCACAGGCACGATTCGCTTGCGTGGCAATCTTATCAACAATGGCGCGTATAATGCCCAAACAGGCAGTTTCCATTTCGATGGCAATAGCAACCAACTTATCAATCATACAGGGACAAGTTCCTTTTTACAAACTAATAGCTTGGCTACTCTATTTTCACCCAACAATAGCCAACGCGGTAATATGTTTAATGTTACTACAAATGCTAATGCAATTATTATAGATGATTTTGATATTTCTTTGCGCACCTCTGGCAACTATACTGTTGCCGTCTATTATCGCGTAGGTGGCTATAATGGATTTGAAAATAATGCTGCTGCTTGGACACTACTTGGGACAGCCAGTGTGGTAAGCCCAAGTGCTGATGCCGTTGTCAATCTGCCTGTGGGCGGTCTAAATATTCCCGCAAGCACAACTTACGGTCTTTACATTACCAGCACCACACTAAACAGTTTAGCCTATACAGACGGAGCTAATACGTACAACGACTCTAATCTAACTATTCAGACAGGTGTTGGTATTAGCTACCCTTTTGGTACAATTTATTCCCCACGTACATGGAATGGTAGAATTAACTACCGCACAAATACGGTTTCCCCCAACAATCTCTATTTCTACAACTTTTTAATGGAAAATACCAGCGCAGGCGGCGTAAGAACGCAAAACACAGACGTTTATATCGCCCATCATGCCACTTGGACAAATGGTATTTTCTATTCCGACAACAACCACCTGCTGCAATTTATCAGTGGCGCAACCTCTACCCTGCCCAATAATGGTAGCTATGCAGACCTAAATGTGCGCAAAATCGGTAATCAGGCGTTCAACTTCCCCACAGGCAACGGGGGCTATGCAGGCGTGATAGGAATTTCTGCCCCAAGCCTCACGACCGACCACTTTACGGCGCGTTATTTTAGGGTTTCGCCCCAAACTGTCCCCTACGATAGAAGCCTCAAAGAAGCCTCGATTCACCATATTAGCAACTGCGAGTATTGGATTTTGGATAGAACTAATGGCGCGGCTGCCGTTTCGGTGAGTTTGAGCTACGATGATGTAAGAAGCTGTGGCGTAGGCGACCCTTCTGCCCTAAAAGTTTGCCGTTGGGACGGCGCACAATGGATAGACCACTTCAACGGCGGCAACTTTGCCACTCCTTACGCAGGTTTGACAAGTGCTGGCGCAGTTTCTAATTTTAGCCCCTTTACTTTGGGTAGTCTGGTTACGGAAGACATCAATCCGCTGCCCGTTTCTTGGCTTGGCTTTGAAGCCAAAGCGCAAAACGCCCTCGATGCCCTTTTGAATTGGCAGACGGCACAAGAAACCGACAATTCGCACTTTGTAGTAGAACGCTCTCAAAATGGGCTTGACTTTCAAGCCATCGGTAGGGTAGAAGGCACAAACAGAAGCCACACTTCGAGCTATGATTTTGTAGATGAAAGGGCGGCTATTTATGCTGAAAATGGAATCCTATATTATCGCCTTCGTCAGGTAGATTTTAGTGGCAAGGAAAGCTATTCGCCTATGCGTCAGGTAGTTTTCGAAGTAGGTGAAAAAATGCAAATTTTCTCGCTTGCTCCCAATCCTTTCCAAAATCAGTTTGAAGTACGCTACCAAATCCCGACCCAAGCCGCCGTCAGTTTCACCCTTCTCGATATGACAGGCAGAATCCTTTGGCAGAAAATAGAAACACAAGCCGCAGGAACGCATCTCCAAAGTATAGAAGGCTCGCAATTAGCAAAGGGAGCGTATCTTTTGAAGATAACGTATCAAAACCAAAGCGAAGTGCGAAAAATTGTAAAAGAATAAAAAACACAGACAAGTTCTATACTTAGGTCTGAAAAAAAGCCCCCTGATTTTGTTTAGGGGGCTTTTTTTAAAACTGTGGCGCGAAACTCTTGCTTGGCAAGTCTGGACACAAGGCGAAGATGGAGCTTCACACTACTTGGATAGTAGGATTTATTCGCTTTTTCTATTTTTTTTATGTCTAAACTTTCTGGGTATGATTTTTTTAGGTATAATTTTTTTGGTTGTATTTTTTTTGGGTATGATTTTTTCGTCTTTGTGCGGAAAAAGCGTAAGTTGTGCCGAATGTGCCTTTTCATTTAAAAGCAGAACCAATTTGCCCAAAGGCTTTAATAGTGGCAAGCCGATAAGTGAGATGCTCAAATTGAAAATAAGATGCGCAAGTGCAATTTGGTAGCTTATTTCCAATTCGGTAGCGATTAAAAATTGAGCAAGCAAACCGATAAAAGGTATAAAAATCGCCAAGCCTATCAAATTGAAAAGCGTATTAGCAAGGGCAGCATTTTTAGCCGACTCCGAAAGAGAAAGAGAAGCAAAAAGTGCTGTGCTGGTAGTGCCAATATTCGAGCCTATCACGATAGCAAGGGCAGCAGGCAGGGAAAGCAAATCTTGTGATGCCAAGATGATGCTAAGTCCCGTCGTTACCGAACTCGATTGTACCAAAATCGTAACCACTATCCCGATAAAAATACCGACCCAAAGGCGGTCTATTTCGGAAAGAAAACCCAAAATGGTCTGGTCTTTGGCAAGCGGTTCGAGGGCAAGGCTAATGAGTTCTAAGCTAAATAAAATCAGACCCAAATAAAAAATAGATTTGCCCGCCAAACGAATCCGAAAAGGCAGAAAACCCAAGCCCATGCCCACAACAAGCAGGATACTGCCCAAATTGTGCAACTTAAATGCCACCAGCCATGCCGTAAAAGTTGTACCCAAATTTGCTCCCATTAGCACCGCCAAGCTATCAAAAAAACTAATCACGCCTGCATCTACCAAAGAAACCGTAATGCTTGTAACGGCACTGCTCGACTGAATCAGGGTTGTGAGCAAAATTCCCAAGCCAAAGCCACCCAAGCGGTTTTGGGTAATTTTCCCTAACCAAGCCTGCAATTTTTCCGCCCCCAGTTCCTGCAACTCCTTCGAAAAGCCCGCCAAGCTATGCAGAAAAAGCACTAAGGCAGCCAAAATGGAAATAAACGTGTGAAAGTAAGTCATCTCAACCTCAAATTTGATTTTTTCAAGCGATAGGGCAGCCTAAAAGTAGCTTTCGCTTTACACAAAAGTAACAAAAAATTCATTTCGCCGCACTTACTCAAATTTTTAAGGGCTTTGGTCAAATATTTTTGTCGGTTTGGCTTTTTTTGCGTACCTTTTGCTCAAAATTTCCCAAGCCACGCTATTTCTACCTCTTTTTCTATGAAAGAAACCGCCGCTGCTTCCAATAAAATATCGCTCAATTCCGTACAGGGCAGAATGCGCCTCACTTTTTGGGTCTTGGTCGGTATTTCGGCTCTGATGCTACTTATGGCAAGCCTACGCCTCAACCTTTTTTATCGCGATTACAAACAAGTGCAAAAAATTAGGCAACTCAAATATGCGGCTCTCCAACTGCGAAGTTCGCTAAATGAATCTTTTACTTACATCAATTTATACGTACAATACGAAGACTATCCCGATAGCCGAGAACTCTATTTGCGCCAAGCCCTCCAAATTTTTAATACCAAGACCAAAACGGCGTTGGCAAATTTGCAAGCCGAATCGGAAGACCTTTCTATGATGGAAATTAAGCGCACGATGGATAAAATCATAGAAAAATACAAGCGTTTTGACAAGGACAAAGGCGAACCGCTGCGCGAATACATCAAGTTGGATGTCGTGAGTTTGGTAGTAGAATTTAATAAAATTTCCGACCTCTACATAGACGAACAACACTATTTTGAAACCCAAGCCCAGACGCAGCTCATGACCCATGTGAGCAATACGATATGGTGGTTTATTCCGCCCTTCGGGATTTTGTCCATTATTGCTTTCTTTTTAGGTAGGAACGCTACTTCCCTGCTCAAATCAGAACTCGATGAGGTGCGCCGTCAGTTGCGTTTTCTGAAAAAAGGCGTACTTCCCGACTCTATGCCCACCACACGTAGCGAATTTAACGCCCTTTACAAAGAAATTTCGGCACTCTCTGAAAAGTTGCGCGGTTTGAAATCCTTTGCCGAAAACATAGGCAAGCGCGATTTCTTGCAGCAGGCACAAATCTTTCAACCCAATAGCGATTTGGGCGAGGCTTTGGGGCAGATGCGCGAAAGGTTGCAGCAGGTGGCGCAGCAGGAGCAAACGCGCGAATGGGAATCGCGCGGCTTGGCACGTATTTCAAAAGTAGTGCGCCGTCATTCCAACAATCTGACCGACCTCTGTGATAAGTTTTTAGAATCGCTTTTGGAATATTTGGAATCTACACAAGGGGGCGTTTTTATAGAAAAAGACGCGCACCACCTCGAACTAAAAGCCACTTATGCTTATGGTAGGAAAAAATGGACGCAAAAACTCATTGAAACAGACGAAGGACTTATCGGCGAAGCCTACAAAGACGGCAATACGATAGTCATTACAGATGTGCCACAAAACTACCTCGAAATCACCTCTGGCTTAGGAAAGGCAAATCCTGCCGCCTTGCTTATCGTGCCACTCAAAAATCAGGAACGTATCGTAGGGGTTTTGGAAATAAGCTCTTTCAACCAATTTGAACCGCATCAAATTCGCCTAACAGAAAGGTTAGCCGAAGTCTTAGCCTCTGCTATCATTGGCGCGGCAAATTCCGAGCGCATGCACAAACTTTTAGACGAAGCCCAAATCAATGCCCAACAAATGATTTCGCAGGAGGAGGAGCTAAGGCAAAATACGGAAGAACTCTTGGCTACACGTGAAGAATTGGAACGACAGTTAGAAAGTATGCGCCAAACGGCGGCTAATTATGCGCATATCTTTGCCAATAACGCCTGTGGTATGTTCGTCGTCGATGCTTCGGGGATTATCGTGGAAGCCAACGAATCGGCGCACCATATCTTGGGCTTTGTCCAACAAGAGAAATTGCAGAATAGCATCTTAGGAAA encodes the following:
- a CDS encoding metallophosphoesterase, translating into MNRTLILLLILSLLGFLDWYAFQSIKTLTAASSELTRRISTYVYWTISASAIASMLIYSFVPNAPHSLRQMLVSWAFMIYIAKFFGLFFVLLDDLIRAVKWVYFRFFTPESAPISEENTITRSEFLAKTALVAMATPVGAMTWGILSGAHDYRIRRRTVVLPHLPKAFDGLRLVQISDIHSGSFFNKTAVKGGIEMILNEKPDLICFTGDLVNNIAPEMRDYQDLFSRLKADLGVFSVLGNHDYGDYYRWDSKAEKAKNLQDLIQTHKNMGWNLLQDQHHIFTQNGEKLALIGVQNWGTGGFARYGNLEKAYQGSQEAATKILLSHDPSHWDAQVNGTKANLTENLTFFEAQNIQKRQFKDIDLTLSGHTHGMQFGIETPFFRWSPVQYRYEQWADLYQKENQYLYVNRGFGYIGYPGRIGMPPEITVLELKRA
- a CDS encoding T9SS type A sorting domain-containing protein: MKKNIHLWLFCYSVFLLLPSFPLLRAQNVQNYAITAGSNEALVGGGGWTQLIGANQQSVASAAVPIGFEVWFMGERFTDFNVNVNGVLRFGTAILPTTANTPGITDNARICAFAHATTGNSTWSTESNGSVRYKVIGTAPNRRLVVDWDNIRMSGDESDSESGISRFQIHVYETAPANADGGVARIIYGRMRILEHASTTGCAGANTSTTRMGIGYGENDATRVVFLNTDNHPTVTGGSRSYGTEIVGCNGFGNAPTNITSLNSNNNTSRKFYNFNPPAPNGNVTTFNLSCVSSNSVMLNWTENATNEVGIVIYRSTDNVNFTFLTQLASGTTSFLNTGLAANTTYYYRVFTVTEGRLSAITVNNVGNITTPNTLSVYSILSSNWTNLLTWTTAAIPLFSQNVVIGCIVPHTVAVNGNGDCNDLTVQNGSVLNFNVNRTLHVRGNLYNYGTINLNTGATLRIDGQAENYGTINVNGGTLIVNGNLINTPLATVDNGTGTIRLRGNLINNGAYNAQTGSFHFDGNSNQLINHTGTSSFLQTNSLATLFSPNNSQRGNMFNVTTNANAIIIDDFDISLRTSGNYTVAVYYRVGGYNGFENNAAAWTLLGTASVVSPSADAVVNLPVGGLNIPASTTYGLYITSTTLNSLAYTDGANTYNDSNLTIQTGVGISYPFGTIYSPRTWNGRINYRTNTVSPNNLYFYNFLMENTSAGGVRTQNTDVYIAHHATWTNGIFYSDNNHLLQFISGATSTLPNNGSYADLNVRKIGNQAFNFPTGNGGYAGVIGISAPSLTTDHFTARYFRVSPQTVPYDRSLKEASIHHISNCEYWILDRTNGAAAVSVSLSYDDVRSCGVGDPSALKVCRWDGAQWIDHFNGGNFATPYAGLTSAGAVSNFSPFTLGSLVTEDINPLPVSWLGFEAKAQNALDALLNWQTAQETDNSHFVVERSQNGLDFQAIGRVEGTNRSHTSSYDFVDERAAIYAENGILYYRLRQVDFSGKESYSPMRQVVFEVGEKMQIFSLAPNPFQNQFEVRYQIPTQAAVSFTLLDMTGRILWQKIETQAAGTHLQSIEGSQLAKGAYLLKITYQNQSEVRKIVKE
- a CDS encoding GAF domain-containing protein — translated: MKETAAASNKISLNSVQGRMRLTFWVLVGISALMLLMASLRLNLFYRDYKQVQKIRQLKYAALQLRSSLNESFTYINLYVQYEDYPDSRELYLRQALQIFNTKTKTALANLQAESEDLSMMEIKRTMDKIIEKYKRFDKDKGEPLREYIKLDVVSLVVEFNKISDLYIDEQHYFETQAQTQLMTHVSNTIWWFIPPFGILSIIAFFLGRNATSLLKSELDEVRRQLRFLKKGVLPDSMPTTRSEFNALYKEISALSEKLRGLKSFAENIGKRDFLQQAQIFQPNSDLGEALGQMRERLQQVAQQEQTREWESRGLARISKVVRRHSNNLTDLCDKFLESLLEYLESTQGGVFIEKDAHHLELKATYAYGRKKWTQKLIETDEGLIGEAYKDGNTIVITDVPQNYLEITSGLGKANPAALLIVPLKNQERIVGVLEISSFNQFEPHQIRLTERLAEVLASAIIGAANSERMHKLLDEAQINAQQMISQEEELRQNTEELLATREELERQLESMRQTAANYAHIFANNACGMFVVDASGIIVEANESAHHILGFVQQEKLQNSILGKYIPGLRGLNRHYQQDEALRLFNIYEAIRRDRTLIDIEAMVSRIVFNEDAHFVIIFGRKAERKLSADDKTEVNLSIENPRVVGIKNY
- a CDS encoding tetratricopeptide repeat protein produces the protein MKTSTLSVSFSQMMRYIGRHWLSSLTIQRFVIICFAVSLYFQTAFYDYATDSARLLSQSQVTHKGIGIDAILHMMMHETFDGVKSDNTLPSSEHYQPFTIFTFAAEYSLFGIDPHISHLVNIVLYALTGLLLLSVVNRIFKYYLDAGSKGLISFVAVLIFIAHPLHTEVVASVKGRNEILSFLWLLLMTYLLLRASYARASMKLILLPLVAISFFLALLTEATAVTFLLIVPLMLYFFVKLRKQDYLVLGVPVALTAGAYWFMRDFFLKKVEMAQVVNDVLHNPLAGSTVLQKISTIAYVFGKYLQLLIFPHPLSHDYSFGQIPIKEWYDPFVLLSVAIYVVMGYFAIRLFRKKSIFSFAYFCFLGYLLVIYITDYLIYPNEFVFLPRGTLLTERLLYLPSLPFAMAASYFVYQLFRHLVFSRRGRAIKVYAYTFFGTSLILFAYSGKTIWRNFDWQNKGTLLAADIKNSPYSVNLRMRYADFLKEEAAKKAKSKERVLLLSSAAEQIKAALEVYPDYVEGLTLLGDIYLRLQRVEEAQAIFEQTLEKDPNCARAQGGLGRVQFLKQNFEKSKAYCKQWVVLSKKNNTGDADEAFFHFGRALEKTGEEELALSAYKTATIENPQHAAAYSHMAALLEKQQKQNQALENYHKAVAADKYMIEPYLHLSRIYQTLGEQKKATITLEEAIKINPEVPNLYQNLAELYQKNGDVVKAEVYFAKASVLEKERVAN
- a CDS encoding Na/Pi cotransporter family protein translates to MTYFHTFISILAALVLFLHSLAGFSKELQELGAEKLQAWLGKITQNRLGGFGLGILLTTLIQSSSAVTSITVSLVDAGVISFFDSLAVLMGANLGTTFTAWLVAFKLHNLGSILLVVGMGLGFLPFRIRLAGKSIFYLGLILFSLELISLALEPLAKDQTILGFLSEIDRLWVGIFIGIVVTILVQSSSVTTGLSIILASQDLLSLPAALAIVIGSNIGTTSTALFASLSLSESAKNAALANTLFNLIGLAIFIPFIGLLAQFLIATELEISYQIALAHLIFNLSISLIGLPLLKPLGKLVLLLNEKAHSAQLTLFPHKDEKIIPKKNTTKKIIPKKIIPRKFRHKKNRKSE